One Pseudomonas abieticivorans genomic region harbors:
- the glcE gene encoding glycolate oxidase subunit GlcE, with amino-acid sequence MSLDTLLDGVNQAIAQRTPLVIQGGNSKAFLGRPTTGIVLDTRDHAGIVSYDPTELVVSVRAGTLLSELNAALDAAGQMLACEPPTFDGRATVGGMVAAGLSGPRRPWSGSVRDFVLGTRVITGLGKHLRFGGQVMKNVAGYDLSRLLAASFGSLGLITEVSLKVLPKPRCCASLNMAISSDEALRKLTEWGQQSLPISGACHDGNVLHLRLEGGEGSVAAARDRLGCSAADATFWEDLREQRLAFFNDPRPLWRLSLPFNIAPLDVPGTQLLDWAGAQRWLKSDSDADDIRRHAQQAGGHATCYTQGHCDLPFQPLPAALLRYHRQLKTQLDPHGLFNPGRLYPEL; translated from the coding sequence ATGAGCCTCGATACGCTGCTGGACGGCGTCAACCAGGCCATCGCCCAGCGCACCCCACTGGTGATTCAAGGGGGCAACAGCAAGGCGTTTCTCGGCCGCCCCACCACGGGCATTGTTTTGGACACCCGCGACCATGCCGGCATCGTCAGCTACGACCCCACGGAGCTTGTAGTCAGCGTGCGCGCCGGCACCTTGCTCAGCGAGCTCAATGCCGCGCTGGACGCCGCCGGGCAGATGCTGGCGTGCGAGCCGCCCACCTTCGATGGCCGCGCCACGGTCGGCGGCATGGTCGCCGCCGGGCTGTCGGGGCCGCGTCGGCCGTGGAGCGGTTCGGTGCGTGATTTCGTGCTGGGCACGCGCGTCATCACAGGCCTGGGCAAACACCTGCGCTTTGGCGGCCAAGTGATGAAAAACGTCGCCGGCTACGACCTGTCGCGGCTGCTGGCCGCAAGCTTCGGCAGCCTGGGGCTGATCACCGAAGTGTCGCTCAAGGTGCTGCCCAAGCCGCGCTGTTGCGCCAGTTTGAACATGGCCATCAGCAGCGACGAGGCCTTGCGCAAGCTCACCGAATGGGGCCAACAGTCGTTGCCCATCAGCGGCGCCTGCCATGACGGCAACGTGCTGCACCTGCGCCTGGAAGGCGGCGAAGGCTCGGTGGCAGCGGCACGTGACCGGCTGGGCTGCAGCGCGGCCGACGCGACATTCTGGGAAGACCTGCGCGAACAGCGCCTGGCATTTTTCAACGACCCACGCCCGCTGTGGCGCCTGTCCCTGCCCTTCAACATCGCCCCCCTGGACGTGCCCGGCACGCAACTGCTGGACTGGGCCGGCGCCCAGCGTTGGCTGAAAAGTGACAGCGATGCCGACGACATTCGCCGCCACGCCCAGCAGGCCGGTGGCCACGCCACCTGCTACACCCAAGGCCACTGCGACCTGCCCTTCCAGCCATTGCCCGCCGCGCTGTTGC